Proteins encoded together in one Urocitellus parryii isolate mUroPar1 chromosome 3, mUroPar1.hap1, whole genome shotgun sequence window:
- the LOC113176735 gene encoding olfactory receptor 7E178-like, producing MTQQTQSVTKCPNNKGPQNVTHLSEFHLLGLSEDPQLQPILFGLFLSMYLVTVLGNLLIILAVSSDSHLHTPMYFFLANLSLTDICFISIMVPKMIVNIQTHSRVISYMGCLTQMSLFIIFGCMDDMLLTVMAYDRFVAICHPLHYSVILNPHRCVSLVLMSFLVSLLDSLLHNVIVLQLPYFKDMEVANFFCDPSQLLNLSCSDTFISNIVMCFVVTISGFFPISGIFYSYYKIISSIMRIPSSGGKYKAFSTCGSHLSVVCLFYGTGFGVYVGSAVSNSPRKGAVASVMYTVVTPMLNPFIYSLRNRDIRRTLRKLHSSIV from the exons ATGACGCAGCAGACACAGAGTGTAACCAA gTGTCCAAACAATAAAGGACCACAAAATGTAACACATCTCTCAGAATTCCATCTCCTAGGACTCTCGGAAGATCCACAACTTCAACCCATTCTCTTTGGactgttcctgtccatgtacctggtcacagtgcttgggaacctgctcatcatcctggctgtcagctctgactcccacctccatacccccatgtacttcttccttgcCAACCTATCTTTGACTGACATCTGTTTCATCTCCATTATGGTTCCAAAGATGATTGTGAACATCCAGACTCACAGCAGAGTCATCTCCTACATGGGCTGCCTGACACAGATgtctctttttatcatttttggaTGTATGGATGATATGCTTCtgactgtgatggcctatgaccggtttgtggccatctgtcaccctCTGCATTACTCAGTCATCTTGAACCCTCATCGCTGTGTCTCTTTAGTGTTGATGTCTTTCTTAGTTAGCCTTTTGGACTCACTGTTGCACAATGTGATTGTTTTACAACTTCCTTACTTCAAGGATATGGAAGTTGCTAACTTCTTCTGTGACCCTTCTCAACTTCTTAATCTTTCCTGTTCTGATACTTTTATCAGTAATATAGTAATGTGTTTTGTTGTCACCATCTCTGGTTTCTTTCCCATCTCAGGAATCTTTTACtcttactataaaattatttcctccatTATGAGAATCCCATCCTCAGGTGggaagtacaaagccttctccacctgtgggtctcacctcTCAGTAGTTTGCTTGTTTTATGGAACAGGCTTTGGAGTGTACGTTGGATCAGCTGTATCAAATTCTCCCAGAAAGGGTGCAGTGGCCTCAGTGATGTACACAGTGGTTACTCCTATGCTGAATcccttcatctacagtctgaggaacagGGACATTAGAAGAACCCTGAGGAAGCTCCACAGCAGCATAGTGTAA
- the LOC113176737 gene encoding olfactory receptor 7E24-like, with amino-acid sequence MEPQNLTDVSEFHLLGFSEDPEPQPFLCGLFLSMYLVTVLGNLLIILAVSSDSHLHTPMYFFLSNLSLADIGFTSTTVPKLIVNMLTHSRAISYVGCLTQMSLFILFGCMDDMLLSVMAYDRFVAICHPLRYLVIMNPRFCSFLVSVSVLVSLLESLLHTVIALQLTCFRNVEIFNFFCDPSQLLNLSLYDTFANNIIMYLGAALFGFFPISGILFSYYKIVSSILRIPSTGGKYKAFSTCGSHLAVVCLYFGTGSGAYLGTSVSSSPIKNAVASVMYMVVAPMLNPFIYSLRNQEIKSTLLRLHSRIV; translated from the coding sequence ATGGAACCACAAAATCTCACAGATGTCTCTGAATTCCATCTCCTGGGATTCTCAGAGGATCCAGAACCGCAGCCTTTCTTATGTGGactgttcctgtccatgtacctggtcactgtccttgggaacctgctcatcatcctggcggtcagctctgactcccacctccacacccccatgtacttcttcctctccaacctgtccttggctGACATTGGTTTCACCTCTACCACAGTCCCCAAATTGATTGTGAACATGCTAACTCACAGCAGAGCCATCTCCTACGTGGGCTGCCTGACACAGATGtctctttttatcctttttggaTGTATGGATGACATGCTTCTTAGTGTAATGGCCTATGATCGGTTTGTTGCCATCTGTCACCCTTTGCGTTACTTAGTCATCATGAACCCTCGCTTCTGTAGCTTCTTAGTATCcgtgtctgttttagtcagccttttggAATCCCTCCTGCACACTGTGATTGCATTACAACTTACCTGCTTTAGGAATGTagaaatttttaacttcttttgtgACCCTTCTCAACTTCTCAACCTTAGCTTATATGACACCTTTGCCAACAATATAATCATGTATTTGGGTGCtgctttatttggattttttccaATCTCAGGAATCCTTTTCTCttattataaaattgtttcttcCATTCTGAGGATCCCATCAACAGGTGggaagtacaaagccttctccacctgtggctcTCACCTGGCTGTGGTTTGCTTATACTTTGGAACAGGCAGTGGAGCATATCTGGGTACATCAGTGTCATCTTCTCCCATTAAGAATGCAGTGGCCTCAGTGATGTACATGGTGGTCGCCCcaatgctgaaccccttcatctacagcctgaggaaccaAGAAATTAAAAGCACTCTGCTTAGGCTCCACAGCAGAATAGTCTAA